One Hyphomicrobium sp. CS1GBMeth3 DNA window includes the following coding sequences:
- a CDS encoding zinc ABC transporter substrate-binding protein has product MTTRNPVSRVGVGAAALAAVIVAGTAFSATTKPANAEASALKVTVTIKPVHALVAQVMEGVGTPDLLVKGAASPHTYALKPSDARALHRANVFFRVSETVEPFTRKLTSALPDTVRIVTLAEAPGIELLSVRTGETFEKHDHAHDHAHDDHDHKHDHDHKHDDDHAHHEHDGHGDAATRDGHVWLDPENARKMIAEIARVLSEAAPDKAETFKANAAHADEALARLETEIERDLAPVKDKPFVVFHDAFQYFEHRFGLSAVGSITISPEARPSAKRLTQIRRKLAELSAACVFSEPQFQAKLVTAVTEGTSARAGTLDPEGAMVQPGPAAYETLLRNLATDLKSCLAEGS; this is encoded by the coding sequence GTGACCACCAGGAACCCCGTCAGCCGCGTGGGAGTAGGCGCCGCGGCGCTTGCCGCCGTCATCGTCGCCGGCACCGCGTTCTCGGCCACGACAAAGCCGGCCAACGCCGAGGCGTCTGCGCTCAAGGTCACAGTCACCATCAAGCCCGTGCACGCGCTCGTCGCACAGGTGATGGAGGGCGTCGGCACGCCCGACCTGCTGGTCAAAGGCGCCGCCTCCCCCCACACCTATGCCCTGAAGCCGTCGGACGCACGCGCGCTCCACCGCGCCAACGTCTTCTTTCGGGTCTCCGAGACGGTCGAGCCCTTCACACGCAAACTCACGTCCGCCCTGCCGGACACCGTGCGCATCGTAACGCTCGCCGAAGCGCCCGGCATCGAACTGCTCAGCGTGCGCACGGGGGAGACCTTCGAGAAGCACGATCATGCCCATGACCATGCCCACGACGATCACGATCATAAGCACGACCACGATCACAAACACGACGACGACCACGCGCATCATGAGCATGACGGACATGGCGACGCCGCCACGCGCGACGGCCACGTCTGGCTCGACCCCGAAAACGCCCGCAAGATGATCGCCGAGATCGCGCGCGTTCTATCGGAGGCGGCGCCCGACAAAGCCGAAACCTTCAAGGCCAACGCGGCCCACGCCGACGAGGCGCTGGCCCGCCTCGAAACCGAGATTGAACGCGACTTGGCACCGGTGAAGGACAAGCCTTTCGTGGTTTTCCACGACGCGTTTCAGTATTTCGAGCATCGCTTCGGCCTGTCCGCCGTCGGCTCGATCACCATCAGCCCCGAGGCCAGACCGTCCGCCAAGCGCCTGACCCAGATCCGCCGCAAGCTGGCCGAGCTGTCCGCGGCGTGCGTCTTCAGCGAGCCCCAGTTCCAAGCCAAGCTCGTCACCGCGGTCACGGAGGGCACGAGCGCCCGCGCAGGCACGCTCGACCCCGAAGGCGCCATGGTCCAGCCCGGACCCGCCGCCTACGAGACGCTGCTGCGGAACTTGGCCACGGATCTGAAATCCTGTCTGGCCGAGGGAAGCTGA
- the murJ gene encoding murein biosynthesis integral membrane protein MurJ — MKLYRAFATVGGLTLVSRVLGFLRDIAFAWAFGSGMVADAFNVAFRFPNLFRRLFGEGAFNSAFIPLFAKELENGGRAAARAFAEQALAGLAAVLVALTIVAIIAMPWLMYLLAPGFSATPEKFDLAVLLTQITFPYLLCMSLVALFSGVLNTFGKFVESSAVSIVLNLTLLVAIYIGFGLGFHNKPAGGIVQAIGVFVAGVLQLWLLISGLRRNNFTLKLRRPRMTDGLRRLIALGIPGVIAGGVTQLNIMIGTIIASQQPGAVSQLYYADRLYELPLAIVGIAIGVVLLPDVARQLRAGNHAGALDSQNRSLEFAMMLTVPAAVALAVVPIPIVKVLFQRGAFTAADTASTAAVLSVFALGLPAFVMIKVFSPAFFAREDTKTPMRYAVISLTANTLGSIALFFLFRRLGCLPHLGIAVATALGGWLNAGLLWATLLKRGFFVVDRRMARAFAAILASSVMMGVGLVAAAHFLGPYFAPEQGFPVHALALALLVGAGFVVYGAALLITGAVNFRQLRNLAKRAG, encoded by the coding sequence ATGAAGCTCTACCGCGCCTTTGCCACCGTCGGCGGCCTGACGCTCGTGTCGCGGGTGCTCGGCTTCCTGCGCGACATCGCCTTCGCCTGGGCGTTCGGTTCGGGCATGGTGGCTGACGCCTTCAACGTGGCGTTCCGGTTTCCGAATCTGTTCCGGCGCCTGTTCGGCGAAGGTGCATTCAACTCGGCGTTCATCCCGCTGTTTGCCAAGGAGCTTGAGAACGGCGGTCGCGCTGCGGCGCGGGCGTTCGCCGAGCAGGCGCTTGCCGGGCTCGCCGCGGTTCTCGTGGCTTTGACGATCGTCGCAATCATCGCCATGCCCTGGCTGATGTATTTGCTGGCACCCGGGTTTAGCGCGACCCCGGAAAAGTTCGATCTCGCGGTGCTGCTGACACAGATTACCTTTCCGTATTTGCTGTGCATGTCGCTCGTGGCGCTATTCTCGGGAGTGCTCAACACGTTCGGGAAGTTCGTCGAGAGCTCGGCGGTATCGATTGTCCTGAACCTCACGCTTTTGGTGGCGATCTACATTGGCTTCGGGCTCGGGTTTCACAATAAGCCGGCAGGCGGCATCGTGCAGGCGATCGGCGTTTTCGTCGCCGGCGTGTTGCAGTTGTGGCTCCTGATCAGCGGGCTTCGGCGCAATAATTTCACGCTCAAGCTCAGGCGGCCGCGCATGACCGACGGTTTGCGCCGGCTGATTGCCCTTGGCATTCCCGGCGTGATCGCGGGTGGCGTGACGCAGCTCAACATCATGATCGGGACGATCATCGCCTCGCAGCAGCCGGGCGCGGTGTCTCAGCTCTACTACGCGGACCGGCTCTATGAGCTGCCGCTCGCGATCGTCGGCATTGCCATCGGCGTCGTGTTGCTGCCGGACGTGGCACGGCAGCTGCGGGCCGGCAATCACGCGGGTGCGCTCGACAGCCAGAACCGCTCGCTGGAGTTCGCCATGATGCTCACGGTTCCGGCGGCGGTGGCGCTCGCGGTGGTGCCGATCCCGATCGTCAAGGTGCTGTTCCAGCGTGGCGCGTTCACGGCGGCCGATACGGCGAGCACGGCGGCGGTGCTTTCGGTGTTTGCGCTTGGGTTGCCGGCCTTCGTTATGATCAAGGTGTTCTCGCCGGCGTTCTTCGCGCGCGAGGATACTAAGACGCCGATGCGCTATGCCGTCATCAGCCTGACGGCGAATACGCTTGGATCCATCGCGCTGTTTTTCCTGTTCCGTCGCCTCGGCTGCCTGCCGCATCTTGGCATCGCGGTCGCGACGGCGCTCGGCGGTTGGCTCAACGCCGGGCTGCTCTGGGCCACGCTTTTGAAACGCGGGTTTTTCGTTGTCGACCGGCGTATGGCGCGCGCGTTCGCGGCGATCCTGGCTTCGTCGGTGATGATGGGCGTCGGGCTGGTGGCGGCGGCACACTTCCTCGGCCCGTATTTTGCGCCTGAGCAAGGCTTCCCGGTTCATGCGCTGGCCCTCGCTCTGCTGGTGGGCGCGGGGTTCGTCGTCTATGGCGCCGCCTTACTGATCACGGGCGCGGTAAATTTCCGTCAATTGCGCAATCTCGCCAAGCGGGCCGGGTGA
- a CDS encoding DUF1007 family protein: MTLALRTVGRQLAALGMLLALLAVPAQAHPHVWVTVETTVLYQSGSINGLQHKWTFDDMYTAMAIQGLDTNGDGQYSREELEELAQVNIDGLKEFGYFTAAKLGKAAIKAKPPIDYYLEYKDGLLSLHFTLPFEQPVLADAPDFNFAVFDESFFIAFDFEKNEPVKLAGAPEGCAANIGIPENELADLQALNQSFGGQLTTGDANQGMGLGYARTVTLGCKKS; the protein is encoded by the coding sequence TTGACTTTGGCTTTGCGGACAGTGGGCCGGCAGCTTGCAGCGCTTGGCATGCTCCTGGCGTTGCTGGCGGTGCCGGCTCAAGCGCACCCGCACGTCTGGGTGACCGTTGAGACGACTGTGCTCTATCAGAGCGGGTCCATCAACGGGTTGCAGCACAAGTGGACCTTCGACGACATGTACACGGCGATGGCCATCCAGGGGCTCGATACAAATGGCGATGGGCAGTACTCGCGCGAAGAGCTCGAGGAGCTGGCGCAGGTCAACATCGATGGGCTCAAGGAGTTCGGCTACTTCACTGCGGCGAAGCTTGGGAAGGCTGCGATCAAAGCGAAGCCGCCGATCGACTATTATCTTGAATACAAGGATGGGCTCCTGTCGCTGCACTTCACGCTGCCGTTCGAGCAGCCGGTGCTGGCGGATGCTCCGGACTTCAATTTCGCGGTATTTGACGAGTCGTTCTTCATCGCGTTCGACTTCGAGAAGAACGAGCCCGTCAAGCTCGCCGGCGCGCCTGAGGGATGTGCGGCCAACATCGGCATTCCGGAGAATGAGCTCGCCGATCTGCAGGCGCTCAACCAATCGTTCGGCGGCCAGCTCACGACGGGCGATGCCAACCAGGGCATGGGCCTCGGCTACGCGCGAACGGTGACGCTCGGCTGCAAGAAATCATGA
- a CDS encoding nickel/cobalt transporter has protein sequence MTRTLAALSALFLCLAVSVGALAQSEPQKTPFGVPLPHGQSTAVQPAQAERSFLGDVWSYVLTQQQRINRELAASVRQMKAGSVLDATLMLAFLSFTYGVLHAAGPGHGKAVISSYVLANERTVRRGIMLSFLSAFIQALSAIAIVGVLAIALNATSLQISATERWIETISWGFVAMVGVWLLYGQVSALIKRRRAEAAAAAPAHDHHVHAHDHGGCGCGHDHGHAHSRGHSHPHAHGDGHHHHADGSCCGHAHMPDPKQLEGPLSWSKALAIAFSVGIRPCTGAILVLIFALSQGLLIAGVFATFAMAFGTAITVSVLASLAVGSRELARRMAGGESRLAGAVATGAGLLGSTLVLLMGATFFVASLGGGTTGPL, from the coding sequence ATGACCCGCACTCTCGCCGCGCTTTCAGCGCTCTTCCTGTGTCTTGCCGTCTCCGTCGGAGCGCTCGCCCAGAGCGAGCCGCAAAAGACGCCTTTTGGCGTGCCGTTGCCCCACGGGCAGTCGACGGCCGTGCAGCCGGCGCAGGCTGAGAGAAGCTTTTTGGGGGATGTCTGGTCGTACGTGCTGACACAGCAGCAGCGCATCAACCGTGAGCTTGCGGCCTCCGTGCGGCAGATGAAGGCCGGCAGCGTGCTCGACGCGACGCTGATGCTGGCTTTTTTGAGTTTCACCTACGGTGTGCTGCACGCGGCGGGACCGGGTCATGGCAAGGCGGTGATCTCGTCCTATGTGCTCGCCAACGAACGCACGGTGAGGCGCGGGATCATGCTCTCGTTCCTATCCGCTTTCATCCAAGCGCTGTCGGCCATCGCCATCGTCGGCGTGCTGGCGATTGCGCTCAACGCCACGAGCCTGCAGATCTCTGCGACCGAGCGGTGGATCGAAACCATCAGCTGGGGCTTCGTGGCCATGGTCGGCGTATGGCTGCTCTATGGGCAGGTGAGCGCGCTCATCAAGCGGCGACGCGCGGAAGCCGCGGCGGCTGCACCCGCTCATGACCACCATGTGCATGCACACGATCACGGCGGTTGCGGATGCGGGCACGATCACGGACACGCGCATAGCCGGGGACACAGTCATCCCCATGCGCATGGGGATGGCCACCATCACCACGCGGATGGCTCCTGCTGCGGGCATGCCCATATGCCCGATCCCAAGCAGCTTGAAGGGCCGCTGTCCTGGAGCAAGGCGCTGGCCATCGCGTTCTCGGTCGGAATCCGCCCCTGCACCGGGGCGATCCTCGTGCTCATCTTCGCGTTGAGCCAGGGTCTGCTGATCGCCGGCGTGTTTGCCACCTTTGCCATGGCGTTCGGGACGGCGATCACGGTTTCGGTGCTTGCCTCGCTGGCGGTCGGCTCGCGCGAGCTTGCGCGTCGCATGGCGGGCGGCGAGAGCCGGCTGGCAGGGGCTGTCGCCACGGGCGCGGGTCTCCTCGGCTCGACGCTGGTTCTGCTCATGGGAGCCACGTTCTTCGTCGCCTCGCTCGGTGGCGGCACAACTGGACCGCTTTAG
- a CDS encoding FAD-dependent oxidoreductase, producing MATEPESTRTSHPLDITVVGAGILGLWQALTLARTGHRVRLVEKSTNPFADSASRFAGAMLAPGCESETAPEVRDLGIRGLTLWRAVYPRLVNAGSLVVAAPRDTAEIARFGRATRPPETLDADAIAALEPDLAGRFVRAYYFPDEAHMTTPDALAFLLDAARNSGATVELGAAWTSPSASNVVIDCRGMAAADELPALRGVRGERLVVRTREIHLARPVRLLHPRHPLYVVPWTDDRYLVGATVIESEDTGAITVRSALELLGTAYALHPAFGEAEILETGAGIRPSFPDNLPHAEIRDGGNRILVNGAYRHGFLLAPVLAEAVAGYLANQAPHELLVFSERVAHPPRPV from the coding sequence TTGGCGACTGAGCCCGAGAGTACCCGAACAAGCCATCCGCTCGACATCACGGTTGTCGGCGCAGGCATCTTGGGTTTGTGGCAGGCGCTGACGCTCGCCCGCACGGGCCATCGTGTTCGCCTCGTCGAAAAGAGCACTAACCCGTTCGCCGACAGCGCCAGCCGCTTCGCCGGTGCCATGCTGGCGCCCGGCTGCGAAAGCGAGACCGCGCCCGAGGTGCGCGATCTCGGCATCCGTGGCCTGACGCTCTGGCGCGCTGTCTACCCGCGTCTCGTGAATGCCGGCAGCCTCGTCGTCGCCGCCCCCCGTGACACCGCCGAGATCGCGCGTTTCGGCCGCGCCACGCGACCTCCGGAGACGCTCGACGCCGACGCCATCGCCGCACTCGAGCCTGACCTCGCCGGCCGCTTCGTGCGCGCCTACTACTTTCCCGACGAAGCGCACATGACGACGCCGGACGCGCTCGCCTTTTTGCTCGATGCCGCGCGCAACTCGGGCGCGACCGTCGAGCTGGGCGCAGCCTGGACCTCGCCTTCAGCCTCCAACGTCGTCATCGATTGCCGCGGCATGGCGGCCGCGGACGAGTTGCCTGCGCTCCGCGGCGTGCGCGGCGAGCGCCTCGTCGTGCGCACGCGCGAAATCCATCTGGCGCGGCCTGTGCGCCTCCTGCATCCACGCCATCCGCTCTACGTCGTGCCCTGGACGGACGATCGCTATCTCGTCGGCGCCACAGTCATCGAAAGCGAGGATACGGGCGCCATCACGGTGCGCTCGGCGCTCGAGTTGCTCGGCACGGCCTACGCGCTGCATCCCGCCTTCGGTGAGGCCGAGATCCTGGAGACCGGAGCCGGCATCCGGCCTTCATTCCCCGACAACCTCCCGCACGCCGAGATCCGCGACGGCGGCAATCGCATTCTGGTCAACGGCGCCTACCGCCATGGCTTTTTGCTCGCCCCCGTGCTGGCCGAGGCTGTGGCGGGCTATCTCGCTAACCAAGCCCCGCACGAGCTGCTCGTCTTTTCCGAGCGGGTAGCGCACCCTCCCCGCCCGGTCTAA
- the ggt gene encoding gamma-glutamyltransferase: MIRFPRSALRRPSQAMALLAMALALAPLQGLQAQDSIPRLQLEPEAGTGHSEKSLAVAKKHMISTAHPLASEAGLEMLRAGGSAVDALIAAQLVLGLVEPQSSGLGGGAFLVHWDERAKELKTYDGRETAPAAARPDRFIKGGEPLDFDFAVRSGLSVGTPGLPRLLEHIHKRHGKLPWAKLFEPALKLARDGFEISQRLYFMLRWFGTDGLSPAARSYFFDASSSPLPIGHRLHNPDYAATLEALAKGGADAFYAGPIADAIVSAVKTAPNAAGDLTLADLSAYKVAERPPLCVDYRKHRVCGMGPPSSGASTIGQTLKMIERFDLGHTPDEAMNVASLHLIAEAQRLAYADRNRYLADSDFVPVPAGLFDSRYLAARSALIDPERAMAKAEPGDPPTTEKHTFGVDATLERAGTSHLSVVDADGNAAAFTTTIEGPFGSGLYAAGFLLNNELTDFSFRPEDAQGRPVANRVEPGKRPRSSMSPTIVFDENGALFAALGSPGGSRIILFVTKALVGLIDWRLDAQAAIDRPNFGSTGRSVELEYGWSTMWRALALRSYGHQITPDLMNSGLHIVAKRNGALEGGADPRREGVALGD; the protein is encoded by the coding sequence ATGATCCGCTTCCCAAGATCGGCGCTGAGACGGCCATCCCAGGCGATGGCGCTGTTGGCGATGGCGCTGGCTCTCGCGCCGCTCCAAGGCCTGCAGGCGCAAGACAGCATTCCCCGCCTACAACTCGAGCCGGAGGCCGGCACCGGACACAGCGAAAAAAGCCTCGCCGTCGCCAAGAAACACATGATCTCGACGGCCCATCCTCTGGCTTCCGAGGCCGGGCTCGAGATGTTGCGCGCGGGCGGCTCCGCGGTCGACGCATTGATCGCGGCGCAACTCGTTCTCGGGCTGGTCGAGCCTCAGTCCTCGGGTCTCGGCGGCGGTGCCTTCCTCGTGCATTGGGATGAGCGCGCAAAGGAGCTGAAAACTTACGATGGCCGCGAAACGGCGCCTGCTGCAGCACGCCCTGACCGATTCATAAAAGGCGGCGAGCCGCTGGACTTCGATTTCGCCGTCCGTTCTGGCCTCAGCGTCGGCACGCCGGGGCTGCCGCGCCTCCTCGAGCACATCCATAAACGGCACGGCAAGCTGCCGTGGGCGAAGCTCTTCGAGCCGGCTCTGAAGCTCGCGCGCGACGGCTTCGAGATCTCGCAGCGCCTCTATTTCATGTTGCGCTGGTTCGGCACCGACGGACTCTCGCCTGCCGCGCGCAGCTACTTCTTTGACGCAAGCAGCAGCCCGCTGCCCATCGGCCACCGGCTGCACAACCCCGATTACGCCGCGACTCTCGAAGCGCTCGCAAAAGGCGGCGCCGACGCCTTCTACGCGGGCCCCATCGCAGACGCCATCGTATCTGCCGTGAAGACAGCGCCGAACGCCGCCGGCGACCTGACGCTCGCCGATCTCTCAGCCTACAAGGTGGCCGAACGCCCGCCGCTTTGCGTCGATTACCGCAAGCATCGCGTTTGCGGCATGGGCCCGCCATCGTCAGGCGCCTCCACCATCGGACAGACGCTCAAGATGATCGAGCGCTTCGATCTCGGCCACACGCCCGACGAGGCCATGAACGTCGCGAGCCTGCATCTGATCGCCGAAGCCCAGCGCCTCGCCTACGCCGACCGCAACCGCTACCTCGCCGACAGCGACTTCGTGCCCGTCCCTGCGGGACTTTTCGATAGCCGCTATCTCGCAGCGCGCAGCGCCCTGATCGACCCCGAGCGCGCCATGGCAAAAGCCGAGCCCGGCGATCCGCCTACAACGGAAAAGCACACGTTCGGCGTGGACGCTACGCTGGAGCGCGCCGGCACCAGCCATCTTTCCGTCGTCGACGCGGACGGCAACGCAGCCGCTTTCACGACCACCATCGAAGGCCCGTTCGGCTCCGGGCTCTACGCGGCGGGCTTCCTGCTCAACAACGAGCTGACCGACTTCTCCTTCCGTCCCGAGGACGCGCAAGGCCGCCCAGTTGCCAACCGTGTCGAGCCCGGCAAACGGCCGCGCAGTTCCATGTCGCCGACCATCGTCTTCGACGAGAATGGCGCCCTGTTTGCAGCTCTCGGCTCTCCCGGCGGCAGCCGTATCATCCTGTTCGTCACCAAGGCGTTGGTCGGCCTCATAGACTGGAGGCTCGATGCCCAGGCCGCCATCGATCGCCCGAACTTCGGCAGCACCGGCCGCAGCGTGGAGCTGGAATACGGCTGGTCGACAATGTGGCGCGCCCTTGCGCTCAGGAGCTACGGCCACCAGATCACGCCCGACCTGATGAACTCGGGCTTGCACATCGTCGCCAAGCGTAACGGTGCACTCGAAGGTGGGGCCGACCCACGCCGCGAAGGAGTGGCCCTTGGCGACTGA
- a CDS encoding L,D-transpeptidase, which produces MSVWKAKVGGLVTAAVAAAAVVGFPAAASAQGLIEFLWGGEPEYGGGKRQVVSFNPQYKAGQIIVSFGDRRLYHITKAGQAMSYPIAIPREQSRWQGATVVSSKRENPDWRPTPDMLKENPRLPSWVPGGHPMNPLGVRALYLGSSLYRIHGTDAPWTIGQDVSKGCIRMFNEDVMHLYPKVPTGTKVTVTWERFKTGAVVADAEEELRPEEPVRGKKAKTRSVASAPKNGFFVKDEAADEVAPEEGMVVHTLNPETGKFDAEEVDETAEAAPAPSGGGVTKYGRRVGGSVSRAASVQ; this is translated from the coding sequence ATGTCGGTGTGGAAAGCAAAGGTCGGCGGATTGGTGACAGCGGCGGTCGCGGCAGCGGCTGTGGTCGGCTTTCCGGCTGCTGCGAGCGCGCAGGGGCTCATCGAGTTCCTGTGGGGCGGCGAGCCGGAGTACGGCGGCGGCAAGCGCCAGGTCGTGAGCTTCAACCCGCAGTACAAGGCCGGCCAGATCATCGTCAGCTTCGGCGATCGGCGGCTCTACCACATCACGAAGGCCGGTCAGGCGATGAGCTACCCGATTGCCATTCCGCGCGAGCAGAGCCGCTGGCAGGGCGCCACCGTGGTTTCTTCGAAGCGTGAGAATCCCGACTGGCGTCCGACCCCGGACATGCTGAAGGAAAATCCGCGCCTGCCGAGCTGGGTGCCGGGCGGCCATCCGATGAACCCGCTCGGCGTGCGGGCGCTTTATCTCGGCTCGAGCCTCTATCGCATCCACGGCACCGACGCGCCCTGGACGATCGGTCAGGACGTCTCCAAGGGCTGCATCCGCATGTTCAACGAGGACGTGATGCACCTCTATCCGAAGGTGCCGACTGGCACCAAGGTCACCGTGACCTGGGAGCGCTTCAAGACGGGTGCTGTCGTGGCGGATGCCGAGGAGGAGCTGCGCCCCGAGGAGCCGGTGCGCGGCAAGAAGGCCAAGACACGCTCGGTCGCTTCTGCGCCGAAGAACGGTTTCTTCGTGAAGGATGAGGCGGCGGACGAGGTCGCTCCCGAAGAGGGCATGGTCGTCCATACGCTCAATCCGGAGACCGGCAAGTTCGATGCTGAAGAAGTGGATGAGACGGCCGAGGCTGCGCCAGCGCCTTCGGGCGGTGGGGTTACCAAGTACGGTCGCCGCGTTGGCGGCTCGGTATCGCGGGCCGCATCGGTTCAGTAA
- a CDS encoding OmpA family protein, with translation MRCNPSRWLWGLIPIAMLGWGTFYREQPNVEADLTVRATEALRKAGQPWAKVTLDGREATITGRAQNDGEPKVALDAVRGVWGIRTVQLKTDLASGEVVVERIGPQVAPVDDAALKAKEAADAEAARKAEEDAAAAVRKAQEEAEAAAALKAKEEAEAEAARKAEEEAAAARKAQEEAEAAAALKAKQEAEAAEAAAQRAREQTEEALKAQRAAEEAEAARKAQEDAEAAAALKANEDAEAEAARKAEEEAAAARKAQEEAEAVAALKAKEEAEAEAARKAEEEAAAAARRAQEEAEAAAALKAKEDAEAEATRKAEEEAVAARKAQKEVEAAAAQRAKEEAEAKARERKTTEATRACEKRLSEAAAKGVILFERAKADIDAKSSLTIAKLAEIIKTCPGARVEVEGHTDSEGVDERNQPLSERRARAVINSLVRAGVAEDRLSAVGYGASKPVEANDTPDGMARNRRIEFKVFTD, from the coding sequence ATGCGGTGCAATCCTTCGCGGTGGCTTTGGGGACTCATACCGATCGCGATGTTGGGCTGGGGGACCTTTTACCGGGAACAGCCGAATGTTGAAGCGGACCTTACGGTTCGCGCTACCGAGGCCTTGCGCAAGGCGGGTCAGCCTTGGGCCAAGGTCACCTTGGATGGGCGTGAAGCGACTATTACAGGACGCGCTCAGAACGATGGCGAGCCCAAGGTCGCGCTCGATGCCGTGCGCGGCGTGTGGGGCATCCGGACGGTTCAGCTCAAGACTGACCTTGCAAGTGGGGAGGTCGTGGTTGAGCGCATCGGGCCGCAGGTGGCGCCGGTCGATGACGCCGCGTTGAAGGCGAAAGAGGCTGCTGACGCAGAAGCTGCTCGCAAGGCTGAGGAAGACGCCGCCGCTGCCGTGCGCAAGGCGCAGGAAGAAGCGGAAGCTGCCGCAGCGCTGAAGGCCAAAGAGGAGGCTGAAGCCGAGGCGGCTCGCAAGGCCGAAGAAGAGGCCGCTGCTGCACGCAAAGCACAGGAGGAGGCCGAGGCGGCCGCCGCTCTCAAGGCGAAGCAGGAGGCAGAGGCTGCCGAAGCGGCAGCGCAGCGTGCCCGTGAGCAGACCGAGGAAGCTCTTAAGGCTCAGCGGGCTGCTGAGGAAGCTGAAGCTGCACGCAAGGCTCAGGAAGACGCTGAGGCTGCTGCCGCTCTGAAGGCCAACGAGGACGCCGAAGCTGAGGCGGCTCGGAAGGCCGAGGAAGAAGCTGCCGCTGCCCGCAAGGCACAGGAGGAGGCTGAGGCGGTCGCGGCTCTAAAGGCCAAAGAGGAAGCTGAGGCTGAGGCAGCTCGCAAGGCCGAGGAAGAAGCCGCTGCTGCTGCGCGGAGGGCGCAGGAGGAGGCTGAAGCGGCCGCGGCGCTGAAGGCAAAAGAGGATGCCGAGGCTGAGGCGACACGCAAAGCCGAGGAAGAGGCCGTTGCTGCGCGCAAGGCTCAGAAAGAGGTGGAAGCTGCTGCGGCTCAGAGGGCCAAAGAGGAGGCCGAGGCCAAAGCGCGGGAACGCAAGACCACCGAGGCGACGCGCGCGTGCGAGAAGCGCCTGTCCGAGGCTGCAGCCAAGGGCGTGATCCTCTTCGAGCGGGCCAAGGCCGATATCGACGCCAAGAGCTCGCTCACGATCGCCAAGCTGGCTGAGATCATCAAGACGTGCCCGGGAGCACGCGTCGAGGTGGAAGGTCACACGGATTCAGAGGGTGTCGACGAGCGCAATCAGCCGCTCTCTGAGAGGCGTGCGCGGGCTGTCATCAACAGCCTCGTTCGCGCCGGTGTGGCCGAGGACAGGCTTTCAGCGGTCGGATACGGCGCGAGCAAGCCGGTTGAGGCGAACGACACACCGGACGGCATGGCGCGCAATCGCCGCATCGAGTTCAAAGTATTCACGGATTGA
- the ubiE gene encoding bifunctional demethylmenaquinone methyltransferase/2-methoxy-6-polyprenyl-1,4-benzoquinol methylase UbiE, whose amino-acid sequence MTHDTPPQEPQSTTSFGFRSVREGERQGLVNAVFSSVAARYDLMNDLMSGGLHRLWKAEFVTMIGAPRDDRPFRLLDVAGGTGDIAIRYADRFGPNATAVLADISPEMLAEGRTKVATKGYEQRITLTQGNAEALPFPDGTFDAYTIAFGIRNVTHIDTALSEAYRVLKIGGRFLCLEFSECQVPLLDRLYDFHSFEVIPRLGALTAGSADPYRYLVESIRRFPNQEAFATMIREAGFERVSVRNLTGGIAAIHSGWKL is encoded by the coding sequence ATGACGCACGACACGCCGCCGCAGGAGCCCCAAAGCACGACGAGCTTCGGCTTCCGCTCCGTTCGGGAGGGCGAGCGCCAGGGCCTCGTCAACGCCGTCTTCTCGTCCGTGGCCGCGCGCTATGACCTCATGAACGATCTGATGTCCGGCGGTCTGCACCGGCTCTGGAAGGCCGAGTTTGTGACCATGATCGGCGCCCCGCGCGACGACCGGCCGTTCCGCCTGCTCGATGTGGCCGGCGGCACCGGCGACATCGCAATTCGCTACGCTGACCGCTTCGGCCCGAACGCGACCGCCGTTCTCGCCGACATCAGTCCCGAGATGCTAGCCGAAGGCCGCACCAAGGTTGCGACCAAAGGGTACGAGCAGCGCATCACGCTGACCCAAGGCAACGCAGAAGCGCTGCCATTCCCCGATGGCACCTTCGACGCCTATACGATCGCCTTCGGCATCCGCAACGTGACCCACATCGACACCGCGCTCAGCGAGGCCTATCGCGTGTTGAAAATCGGCGGCCGTTTCCTGTGCCTCGAGTTCTCGGAATGCCAAGTGCCGCTGCTCGACCGGCTGTACGATTTCCACTCGTTCGAGGTCATCCCGCGCCTCGGCGCGCTCACGGCAGGCTCCGCTGACCCGTACCGCTATCTGGTCGAGAGCATTCGCCGCTTCCCGAACCAGGAAGCCTTCGCCACCATGATCCGCGAAGCGGGCTTCGAGCGCGTCTCGGTCAGAAACCTGACCGGCGGCATCGCCGCCATCCACTCGGGCTGGAAGCTCTAA